The Marinobacter bohaiensis genome segment CGTAGCTCGCGTCCAAGTCCCTGCCTCCTCTGGTATTGCTCAGGGGCCAGCCGAAAGGCGTGACGCCTAATCCCTGTTCCGAATGGCTCGCCGCCCGCGCAAATTCCGGCTGGCCGGACCCGCTAAATCCGGTACCCTTGAGGCATCAACCATTCCCCGCCAGGGACGACGTCGAGCCATGTGCGAACTGCTGGCCATGAGCGCCAATACCCCCACCGATCTGTGTTTCAGTTTCACCGGCCTGACCCGTCGTGGCGGGGCCACCGGTCCCCATAAGGACGGCTGGGGTGTCGCCTTCTACGAGGGCAAGGGCGTTCGGGCTTTCCACGATGTCGATGCCAGTGCCAATTCCCGCATCGCTGAGGTGGTCCAGACCAGCCCGATCAAGAGTGAGGTGGCCATTTGCCACATCCGGCAGGCCAATGTGGGGGAGATCTGTCTGGCCAACACGCACCCGTTTATCCGCGAACTCTGGGGGCGGTACTGGGTCTGTGCCCATAATGGCCAGATTACGGGCTTCCGACCGGCGCCGGGTTACTACGAGCCGGTTGGCAGCACCGACAGTGAGGCGCTGTTCTGCGATATTCTGAATGATCTGCGGCGCGACTGTGACCGCGACACCGCCACCGAGGTGATTGTCGGCCGGCTGGTGGAACTGGCCCGTGGTTATGCCCGTCAGGGGGTGTTCAACCTCCTGCTCAGCAACGGGGACTGGCTCTTTACCTACTGCAGCACCAAGATGGCGAGCATCACCCGCCGCGCGCCCTTTGGCCCCGCGCGACTGAAAGACGCCGATGTCATTGTCGATTTCGAGTCGGAAACCACCCCTGACGACGTGGTCAGTGTGATTGTGACCGAACCCCTGACCACGGATGAGATCTGGGACATCTACCAGCCCGGTGAGTGGCGCCTCTGGCGCCAGGGCGAAGTCATCATGCAGGGAAGCGCAGGCCCCAACTGAGAGAAGGCCTGAAAAGAATGCCCGGGAGAACCGGTTATGTGTCCGCGGTTGTGTCCGGTGGCGATTGAACCGGCAAGCCCGCAACAGCCGAGCTTACCCGTCAACACACCACCGAGCTGCCTATTCCGGCTTACCGGATAACCTAGTTATCCATGGTCAGTTTCATGGATTGGGCTATGACTTTGGGATCGACGGGGCTGCCGTCCCGGTAGGTGACTCCGTTCAGCCAGGTCGCCACGGCATCCGGATGTCGGTGCATCCAGTAGCGAGCGGCCCGGTCCTGAGGAACAAACTCGTTCAGGATCATGTCCATCACCTGTCCTTCCATCGACAGTGAGAACTGCAGGTTGTCCAGAAGTTGCGCGACGTTCGTGCATTCTTCGGAGAATCCGGCGCGGGTGTTGGTGTAAACCGTTGCACCGCCCTGGTTGGGGCCAAAATAGTCGTCGCCACCGTCCAGGTAGGCGATATCAAATCGCTCGTTCATGGGGTGAGGCGCCCAGGCCAGGAAGACGATCCACTTGTTATCGCGGATTTTGCCATTCACCTGAGCCAGCATGATGCGTTCCGATGTTTCAACCAGATCGAACTGGCCCAAACCAAAGGCGTTGGTATCGATCATGTCGAGAATCAGCTTGTTGCCGTCGTTGCCTTTTTCAATCCCGTATATGCGGTCTTCAAACTTGTCAGCAAACTTGGCGATATCGGAGAAGTTTTTGACCCCGGCGTCATAGACCGATTGCGGTACCGCCAGCGTGTATTTTGCGCCTTCGAGGTTGGGGCCCAGCCGGGCTACCTTCTGGTCTTCGATCAGCGGATCCGCTATGGGGGCCATACTGGGCATCCAGTTGCCCAGGAAGACGTCGATATCGCCGTTCGCCAGAGCGTCGTACGTATCCACGACGGAGTGATCGGAAATATCCACGTCGTAGTCAAGCGCCTTCAACAGTTCAGACGCCACAGCGGTGGTCGCCTTTACATCGGTCCAATCGACAATGCCGAATTGTATTTGGTTACACGCTTCGGCTGCATAGGCCTTATGCCCAGCCATAACCGACGCAAAAATCGCCAGGAAGAATAGAGATCGCATGCCGCACCCGCACTCGTTGAATGAACGTTCAATCAATGGAAATTTGAGGCGAGAGTTTACCCAAAGCGGAGCCATGTTGAAATTAGCAGCGTCGTCAATACACGAGGTTTTGCGTTTTGCCCGGCCTTGCTCTGGTGACCTGATCAGCGCCGTTGTTCCCGTCTCATACCAGAACCTCGGAAGGCGCAAAGGGAATAGTCAGGGAAGGGCGAGGCCGCCGCGACTGGCGTGTGCCGGGGCGTTGTATCACGCAACGTCTTGGGAAAGTCGCCGGAGAGGATTACGCATCAGAAGATGACTGGCACGCCTGGTTATCGTGCCTTGATGAGGTTTGAGAGATCTTTGGCTGGGTATGTCTCGCCGACTGTTTGATGCTCTCTCAAAAGACATGCGCCCGTTGAGCGGTGTCTACACGCAACGGGCGAAAAATAAAGATGTACCGGTTTTCTCAATTAGAAAACGTAAATCAGACCGATACCGACCTCAGCCTCATAGTTGTTTCGAGACACTGGGCTATCCGCGATATCGTCGCCGTAGTGCTCGTAGAGTACTTCGCCGAACAGTTGCCAATGCTCGGTAAAGTTGTATCGGTAGTTGTAGTTGACGCCGATCGATCGGAATCCGCTATCAAGATCGGTAGGGGGGAGACCCGAGGCGGCCGATTGGGTTGTATCAACGCCAAAATCACTGTTGGCCTGGTCACTGTCCTGAAACACCGCGACAATACCAATTTCCGAGCCGGTTCCGTCCGTCTGTGTTCCGAATCGATGACCGTATCCGATCAAGGCTCGATTTCCGTTTGGGCCGAATATCAGACGGCCGTCTATCCAATCGCGCCACTCACCGCTGAGATCACGACGGACCTGCAGTACGACTTCGGCTCCGTCATCCTGGTCTCCGAACCCATCTAAATCCCCGTCGTCCGAGTCGGATTCCTGCCGTCCTTCGTCAAATCCCAGCGATGCCTCCAGCAACCAGGGGTCGGACACGAGCCCACGCCAACCAATGGCTTCTCCCGCAAAGTAGTAGATGTGATTGCCCCTACGCCACTGCAGCGCACCCGCAGGGTCGAATTCAAAATCGAAGTCGTCGGAACCTTCATACTCAGATTCATATTCAACGCCGACGCCCAATCCGATACCCCAGCCATCACCGTCTGTAAAGTCGTCCAGGGAAGGAAGAGGGACCAACACCGATCGGCTCTCGTCAGCCAATACGTTGTTTGTATAGGAAAATGCCAATAGGGGCACGGTTAACCAAAGAGCATTGGGTAACTTCATTGGGGTGCCCTCCGATAGAGGCGAAGTCGCACCAATAAGTATAGCTTTTCTAATTAGTTTGAGGGTATTGAGGTGCCTGTTTTTTGACCAGATCTGACGCCGCAGTGGACTTCTCCCAGTCGAGTGGGCACGCCTCGCGGGGAAATCCAGAAGTCCACTAAGCAGTAAACGGTTCGATGATTGGGGACAGGTCACCCCGTCCACTGAAAAAAAACGAGAACGCCACCAGATCGCCGAAAACATAACCATCACGCGGTTCGGAAGGCGATAGATCAGTGCCGAAGCGGGAGCCCGGCTGGTATTGGGGCTGGCGGTACGATCGTCCGCTTTATCCTGGCTCGCAGGCAACGGCAACAACATTTGCTAGTATGACTGCCCCCTCATTCCCAAAACGATCAAACCCTGAAGCATGAACGCTCCCTTCAAACTGCGTCCCTACCAACAGGAAGCGGTCGATGCCACCCTGCGGCACTTCCGCCGATCCGACGAGTCGGCTGTGATCGTGCTGCCGACCGGAGCGGGGAAGAGTCTGGTCATCGCCGAGCTGGCCCGTCTGGCCCGGCGCAAGATTCTGGTGCTGACCCACGTCAAGGAGCTGGTGGAGCAGAATCACGCCAAATACGAGAGCTATGGGTTAACGGGCGGTATCTTCGCGGCCGGGCTGAAGCGCAAGGAAAGCCGGCATCAGGTGACCTTTGCCAGCGTGCAGTCCGTGGCGGCGAACCTGGATCAGTTCCGGGATGCGTATTCGCTGGTCATCATCGATGAGTGCCATCGGGTCAGCGGGGACGACACCAGCCAGTATCAACGGATCGTCGAACTGCTGCGGCAGCAGAATGATGCCCTCAAAGTGCTCGGGCTGACCGCCACACCCTATCGTCTGGCCATGGGCTGGATCTATCGCTATCACTACCGGGGCTTTGTCCGTGGCAGCCTCGATGGGCAGGACAAGCCCTTCCAGCACTGCATCTACGAACTGCCGCTGCGCTACATGATCAATCGGGGGTACCTCACCAAGCCCGAGCTGGTGAACGCGGCGGTGGCGCAATACGATTTCTCCGCGCTGCCGCAAGACCGTTTTGGCGAGTACGCCGAGAAGGACGTCAACCAGCTGCTGAGCAAGCATCAACGCGTGACCCGGGCCATTATCGAGCAGGTGATGGAGCTGGCCGGGGATCGCCAGGGCGTCATGATCTTCGCGGCCACCGTGGATCACGCGCGGGAGATCACCGGCTACCTGCCGGAAAGCGAAACCGCCCTGGTGACCGGCGCCACCGATCTGACCGAACGGGCATCGCTGATCCAGCGCTTCAAGCAGCGGGAGTTGAAGTACCTGGTGAACGTGTCCGTGCTCACCACCGGGTTTGATGCGCCTCACGTGGACTTCATCGCCATCCTGCGCCCGACCCAGTCCGTCAGCTTGTATCAGCAGATCGTGGGCCGTGGGCTGCGTCTGGATGAAGGCAAGCAGGATTGTCTGGTGATCGATTACGCCGGCAACCACGTGAACCTGCATCACCCGGAGGTGGGGGAGCCGAAACGGAACCCCGACAGCGAGCCGGTGCAGGTGTTCTGCCCGGGCTGTGGTTTCGCCAACATCTTCTGGGGCAAGACAGACGGTGACGGCCATGTGATCGAGCACTACGGCCGCCGCTGTCAGGGCCTGCTTGGGGCCGCGGACGGGGATGACGCTGCAGCGTTGGACACACGCCCGCAACAGTGCGATTACCGTTTCCGGTTCAAGGAGTGCCCCCACTGCGCCGGCGAGAACGACATTGCGGCCCGTCGCTGTGGGCAGTGCCAGAAAGCCATCATCGATCCGGACGATCAGCTGCGGGATGCCCTGAAGCTTAAGGACGCCATGGTGATCCGCTGCGCCGGGATCACGCTGAGCGCCCAGAACGGCAAGAGCGAGGGCAAACTGAAGATCACCTACCACGGTGAAGATGGGGAAGAACTCAGCGAATCGTTCGACTTCAGCAAGCCGCCCCAGCGCCACGTTTTCAACAAACTGTTCGGGCGTCGTTTGGCCGATAGCCGGGCCCCGAAAGTGTTCCGTCGTGCTGATGAAGTGCTGGATATCGAAGCCTTGCTGCCATCCCCGGATTTTGTCATCGCCCGCCAGCAGAAGCACTACTGGCAGGTGCAGGAGCGGATCTTTGATTATCAGGGGAATTATCGTAAGGCGAATGAGGTGTGAGGTTTGCAAAATGTGCGGTTTGCAAAAAAAGGAAGCGGTACGTCGTTGCGAATTCCTGTGAGGCCCCGGTGCTGCTTGCCTACGCCAAACAATAATTTCCTACTTTGTATATGATGTAGGTTCGACGTTGGTGAATCGGTCAGCGTTTAGTCGGGAGACGATGATGAACAAGAAAACCGTAAAAGCGACGTTAACGAGCGCCATGATTGAGGCGCAGACGACTGCTTTCCTGAAGTCCGGCGGGACGGTTGAGTATGTCGAAAAGGGTAAAAGCGGGCGATTCGACGCTAAAGGATCAAAGCAGATTGATCTGAAGGCCAGCTGATCATCGCGGGGCGGGTCGATGCATTGAATCCGACCGGAGCACGAATAACCTTCCTTGGCATTCCCGTTCACAATGTCCGGCGCGGGCATGACCGAGAGGTCTGTTTCCTGATGGCCAGCCCTATGTTCTAGGGGCTTTTGATGTAGAAAATATTCTTATCCCGGACGCTTATCTCAAACAGTTCACTGGCTCGGATGAGATCGCTCAGCTTTTTGTACCCGTAGTTTACCGGGGAGAAGGAGCTGTTGTTGGAAATGTACTGACCCACCTTGCCGAGATGAGCCCAGCCATCGTCATCAGCCGTCTGTTCCACGGCGGTCCTGAGCGTCCGCACCAGAACGGAGTCACCTCGAAGTTGGTTGCGCCCCCATTTGGTTTCCACCGTTGATTTGGGAATACCGTCGACGTTGACTTGATCGGGTTCTTCGATGTCTTCGCGCAAATTCTCCGTGTAGATGAATTGCGAACAGGCGTTAACAAAGGGCATGGGCGTTTTGCGTTCACCGAAGCCAAACACGGGGAGCCCGGCTTCAAGAATGCGCATCACTAGTGGCGTAAAATCGGAGTCACTGGTCATCAATGCGAAGGCATCGACGTTGCCGCTGTAGAGCAGGTCCATGGCATCGATGATCATTGACGCGTCCGTGGCGTTTTTGCCGGATGTGTAGGCAAATTGCTGAATGGGGCGAATGGCGTTGGCGTGCAGCTTGTCGATCCAGCCACTCAGTTGTGGTCCATTCCAGTTCCCATGGGCATGGCGCACGTTCACTGCACCATACTTGGCAAGCTCCTGAAGTACTCCTTCGATTGATTGATGGCTGACGTTGTCACAGTCGATCAGGAGGGCCATTTTGTAGTTATTGTTCATATTCCCTGAGCTTTCCTTATCTCGGATGGCGTGAGTGCATGTTAGCACGTGTTATCTGCGTCGGCGGCTGGAATCCACTCCGGCGCAGGCTACAATAGCGCTCCCGAAAACCGTCGCGGAGTACCTCTATGCCAATCGAAAAGAACCAGGTGGTCCTGTTCCACTACAGTGTCAGTGATGAACAGGGCAACGTCGTCGAAACCTCCCGAGACGGCGAACCGAACGCCTACCTGCACGGTCACGGGGGCATTATCCAGGGCCTGGAAGAAGCCCTGGAAGGTCGCGAGACGGGCGACACCTTCAGCGTCACCGTTCCCCCGGAGAAAGGCTACGGCCCGCGCAACCCCGACGCCATGCAGCGCGTGCCGATGAAACACCTGCGCGGTGCCAAACGCTGGAAGCCGGGGATGATCGCCCAGGTGCAGACCGAGCAGGGCCCGCGCCACGTGGTGGTTGTTAAGGTCGGCCACAAGTTCGTCGACGTCGATACCAACCATCCGATGGCTGGCCGAACCCTAACCTTCGATATCGAAATCATCGATGTACGCGACGCCGACCCGGAGGAGATCGCGCACGGCCACGCGCATGGGCCGGGAGGGCATCACTGAGCGAGTCACGCCTTCTCCCCATGCCCACCACAGCACTCGCCCCAGCCACGCTGGCGTGAGGTGTGCCCGATCCCGGGGTTGAAGCTGTTGGTCGGGTCCAGATCGCGGTAGAAACCGGCCAGTGCGGGCTTGGCGACGTAGAGATGGCCCACGTTGTGCTCGGCGGGGTATTCGGCGCGGCGCTCGTCCAGCAGTGCCCACATGCGGTGCTCCATGGCGAGCGGGTCGACGCCCTTGCGCACGATGTAGTCCTGATGGAAGACGTGGCAGAAGAAGTGCCCGTAGTACAGCTTGTGCACCATGCCCTGTTCCAGCTCGGCGGGCAGGGTTTCGACCCAGTCGCGGTCGTTGCGGCGTAGGGCGATGTCCAGCGCCACGATGTCTTCCACCTCACGACGGTGCACTTCGCGGTAACGGATGGCTGCGCCGGCGATGGCAAAGCGATGCAGGAAGGCGCGGCGCCCTTCGTCCTCGTCGCACTCGAAGAAATGGTCGCCGTCCCGCCCGGCGAAGAAGCGGGCGAGGTGTTCGCGTGTCTGGGCGGCGGTGTCGTCCGCCACGCGCAGCAGCAGGTGATGCTCGAAACGATCGCGGTAGTCGCGCATGCGTTCGGGCAGGTGGCTGGGCAGGCGGTCCATGACTTTCTGGATCAGCCGGTCGCTGACACCACGCAGGCCCAGGCGCTCGAACAGGCCATCGATCCGGCTCTTGAGCGCGAAGGCGGTGGGTACGCGGGCGGTGCCGAAATGGTCGATGATCAGGTAGGTGTCCTTGCCGTAGCGCTCGCCGATGTCGAACGCGGTGCGGTGAATGTATTCGCCGGCAATGGGCAGGCTCGGCAGGTGGGTCAACAGGTGACGGCGAAGCTCGGTCAAATCCTGCGGATCGTTGGTGCCGATGTAGAACACGGTGCTGGTCTCCTTGACGAAGGTATCCAGCCGCACGGCAAACAGGCACAGTTTGCCGGCCGAGCCCGAGGCCTCGAACAGCCGTGACGGGTCGGCGTTGAAGCGCGCGGGGGTATCGGCGTCCACGTCACGCACGTGCTCGGCGTAGCCCGCGTCCGAGGCGTTGGCGGCCTCGTTGCGCACGGCGTCGGGGCAGTAGTCGCCGGTTTGCAGGCGGGTGAGAATTTCTTCCGGGCTGTCACCCAGTTCGATCCCCAGGTGATTCACCAGCGTCAGGCGGCCATCGGCCTGCACCTGGGCGTAGAGCGCCAGTTCGGTGTAGGCCGGACCACGCCGCACCAGCGCCCCACCGGAGTTGTTGCAGACGCCGCCCAGCACCGAGGCGCCGATGCAGGAGGATCCGATCACCGAATGCGGCTCGCGGCCCAGCGGCGCCAGCTCACGTTCCAGGCGGTCGAGGGTGGCGCCGGGCAGGCAGACCACCTGCTCGCCCTGGTTGATCAGTTGCACGCCGTCCATGCGTCGGGTGCTGATCAGCACGATATCGCGGTCGTAGTCGTCGCCATCCGGGGTGGAGCCGCCGGTCAGGCCGGTATTGGCGGCCTGCATGATGACGATGCAATCCGCCGCCACCGCCGCCTGCAACACCTGCCACTGCTCCAGCAGGGTGCCGGGCCTGACCACGGCCAGTACCTTGCCCTCGCCGGTACGGATGCCCTTGCGAAAGTGCCGGGTCGGCTGATCGCCGGTCAGCACATGGCGCCGTCCGACCAGCCCGCGCAGCCGGTCCAGCAGCGTACGGCGTTGATTGCGGTCAGCCACACTCATGCTTCGGACACCAGCAGGTCGGCGTTGATCTCGCTGATCGACTTGGCGCCGGTCAG includes the following:
- a CDS encoding class II glutamine amidotransferase; protein product: MCELLAMSANTPTDLCFSFTGLTRRGGATGPHKDGWGVAFYEGKGVRAFHDVDASANSRIAEVVQTSPIKSEVAICHIRQANVGEICLANTHPFIRELWGRYWVCAHNGQITGFRPAPGYYEPVGSTDSEALFCDILNDLRRDCDRDTATEVIVGRLVELARGYARQGVFNLLLSNGDWLFTYCSTKMASITRRAPFGPARLKDADVIVDFESETTPDDVVSVIVTEPLTTDEIWDIYQPGEWRLWRQGEVIMQGSAGPN
- the choX gene encoding choline ABC transporter substrate-binding protein, translating into MRSLFFLAIFASVMAGHKAYAAEACNQIQFGIVDWTDVKATTAVASELLKALDYDVDISDHSVVDTYDALANGDIDVFLGNWMPSMAPIADPLIEDQKVARLGPNLEGAKYTLAVPQSVYDAGVKNFSDIAKFADKFEDRIYGIEKGNDGNKLILDMIDTNAFGLGQFDLVETSERIMLAQVNGKIRDNKWIVFLAWAPHPMNERFDIAYLDGGDDYFGPNQGGATVYTNTRAGFSEECTNVAQLLDNLQFSLSMEGQVMDMILNEFVPQDRAARYWMHRHPDAVATWLNGVTYRDGSPVDPKVIAQSMKLTMDN
- a CDS encoding MipA/OmpV family protein; the protein is MKLPNALWLTVPLLAFSYTNNVLADESRSVLVPLPSLDDFTDGDGWGIGLGVGVEYESEYEGSDDFDFEFDPAGALQWRRGNHIYYFAGEAIGWRGLVSDPWLLEASLGFDEGRQESDSDDGDLDGFGDQDDGAEVVLQVRRDLSGEWRDWIDGRLIFGPNGNRALIGYGHRFGTQTDGTGSEIGIVAVFQDSDQANSDFGVDTTQSAASGLPPTDLDSGFRSIGVNYNYRYNFTEHWQLFGEVLYEHYGDDIADSPVSRNNYEAEVGIGLIYVF
- a CDS encoding DEAD/DEAH box helicase, which encodes MNAPFKLRPYQQEAVDATLRHFRRSDESAVIVLPTGAGKSLVIAELARLARRKILVLTHVKELVEQNHAKYESYGLTGGIFAAGLKRKESRHQVTFASVQSVAANLDQFRDAYSLVIIDECHRVSGDDTSQYQRIVELLRQQNDALKVLGLTATPYRLAMGWIYRYHYRGFVRGSLDGQDKPFQHCIYELPLRYMINRGYLTKPELVNAAVAQYDFSALPQDRFGEYAEKDVNQLLSKHQRVTRAIIEQVMELAGDRQGVMIFAATVDHAREITGYLPESETALVTGATDLTERASLIQRFKQRELKYLVNVSVLTTGFDAPHVDFIAILRPTQSVSLYQQIVGRGLRLDEGKQDCLVIDYAGNHVNLHHPEVGEPKRNPDSEPVQVFCPGCGFANIFWGKTDGDGHVIEHYGRRCQGLLGAADGDDAAALDTRPQQCDYRFRFKECPHCAGENDIAARRCGQCQKAIIDPDDQLRDALKLKDAMVIRCAGITLSAQNGKSEGKLKITYHGEDGEELSESFDFSKPPQRHVFNKLFGRRLADSRAPKVFRRADEVLDIEALLPSPDFVIARQQKHYWQVQERIFDYQGNYRKANEV
- a CDS encoding NYN domain-containing protein codes for the protein MNNNYKMALLIDCDNVSHQSIEGVLQELAKYGAVNVRHAHGNWNGPQLSGWIDKLHANAIRPIQQFAYTSGKNATDASMIIDAMDLLYSGNVDAFALMTSDSDFTPLVMRILEAGLPVFGFGERKTPMPFVNACSQFIYTENLREDIEEPDQVNVDGIPKSTVETKWGRNQLRGDSVLVRTLRTAVEQTADDDGWAHLGKVGQYISNNSSFSPVNYGYKKLSDLIRASELFEISVRDKNIFYIKSP
- a CDS encoding FKBP-type peptidyl-prolyl cis-trans isomerase, encoding MPIEKNQVVLFHYSVSDEQGNVVETSRDGEPNAYLHGHGGIIQGLEEALEGRETGDTFSVTVPPEKGYGPRNPDAMQRVPMKHLRGAKRWKPGMIAQVQTEQGPRHVVVVKVGHKFVDVDTNHPMAGRTLTFDIEIIDVRDADPEEIAHGHAHGPGGHH
- the dld gene encoding D-lactate dehydrogenase, translating into MSVADRNQRRTLLDRLRGLVGRRHVLTGDQPTRHFRKGIRTGEGKVLAVVRPGTLLEQWQVLQAAVAADCIVIMQAANTGLTGGSTPDGDDYDRDIVLISTRRMDGVQLINQGEQVVCLPGATLDRLERELAPLGREPHSVIGSSCIGASVLGGVCNNSGGALVRRGPAYTELALYAQVQADGRLTLVNHLGIELGDSPEEILTRLQTGDYCPDAVRNEAANASDAGYAEHVRDVDADTPARFNADPSRLFEASGSAGKLCLFAVRLDTFVKETSTVFYIGTNDPQDLTELRRHLLTHLPSLPIAGEYIHRTAFDIGERYGKDTYLIIDHFGTARVPTAFALKSRIDGLFERLGLRGVSDRLIQKVMDRLPSHLPERMRDYRDRFEHHLLLRVADDTAAQTREHLARFFAGRDGDHFFECDEDEGRRAFLHRFAIAGAAIRYREVHRREVEDIVALDIALRRNDRDWVETLPAELEQGMVHKLYYGHFFCHVFHQDYIVRKGVDPLAMEHRMWALLDERRAEYPAEHNVGHLYVAKPALAGFYRDLDPTNSFNPGIGHTSRQRGWGECCGGHGEKA